GTATGGCCGATCGGCGCTTCGCTTTCATGGCGATCCATCATGCGCAAGAGAGAATACGAACATAAGTGCCTTCCGTGAAGTTTTCAGGATGAGCGCTTTCCTTTTCCGCTCGCCGCCAAACTCTGGCGAAGAGCGTCCATGATGTCGATGACGTTGCTGCCAGCCGCGCCGGTCTCTTCCTTGGCCTTGCCCTTCTTCAAGGGCCTCAGCCCCTTCTTCTTTTTCGCGATAATGTCGAGGAGAGCGTCCTGCACGGGGTCGGAAACCATGTCCGGGGACCAGGTCTTGGTGTGCTGCTTGATGAATTTCTCGACAAGGGGAATAAGATCAGGGTCCGACGCATCGTCGATATCCTCGAAATAGGACTCTTCCGGCCGGACCTCGTCGCCGAAGCGTAGTGTCCAGAGCACGATACCTTCGCCGCGTGGTTCGAGCACGACTGCCCGCTCGCGCCGGCCGATGACGAGTTTCGAAATGCCGAGCACCTTGTCGGACGCCATGGCGTCGCGAATGACCGCGAAGGCCTCATGGCCGACGGGATCGTCGGGCACAAGATAGTGCGGCTTTTCGAGATAGATCCACTCGATGCTGTCGCTCGGGACGAACTTGTCGATGTCAATGGTTTTGACGGTGTCGAGCGCGACGGCATCCAGTTCGTCGTCCGTGAGGAGCACAAAGTCGTTCTCGCCGCGGGGATAGCCCTTTATCTCGTCCTCATCCTTCAGCGGTTTGCGCGTGACCGCGTCGACAAATTGGGAGACGACGCGATTTCCGGTCTCTTTGTTGAGCGTGTGAAACCTGACTTTTTCGCTCTCCGACGTTGCTGGCGACATCGAGACCGGGCAGGTGACGAGCGAGAGCTTCAGATAGCCTTTCCAGTATGGGCGCGGCGCCATGATCGTGCTCCTCAGCCGGCTTTACGCTGTCCGGACGTCGAGCCGCGCGATTTCGAGGCCGCGGCGCGCGACGCCGGCTTGCGCCCGGCGCCCTTGTTGGCATTGGCGGCGGGTCGCGTCAGTTGATCGCCGCCGGCCTTCAGCATCTTCGCGCTTTCGCGTAGGGCGGCCAGTAGGTCGTCCGGTTTGGAGACCTTGACCTCCTTTCGCTTCGGCAAGGCCTTGCCTTCAATTTTCGCCTTCACCAGCTCAGCGACCGCCGTCTCGTAACGATCGTCGAACGCGGCCGGGTCGAAGGTTCCTTTCTTTGTAGCGATGATGTGCTTGGCAAGATCCAGCATCTCACCTTTGATCCGCAGCTTCGGCACCTCCTCAAACGCCTTCTGTGATGAGCGGACTTCGTAGTCATACTGCATCGTGGTGGCGATCAGGCCTTTGCCGTGGGTGCGGATCAAGAGTGTGCGTATGCGACGAAACAGGACCGTGCGCGCGATCGCAGCGACCTGCGACTTCTCCATTGCATCGCGCAGCGCGGTAAAGGCGTCTGACGAAACCCGGTCGGTCGGCACGAGATAGTAGGGTTTGTCGAAATAGACGTCGTCAACGTCGGAGCAGGGAATGAAGGCTTCGATCTGCAGGGTCTTGTCGCTGTCCGGAACGGTAGCGGCCACCTCCTCCGGATCGATCATGATGTAGTGGCCGTTTTCGATCTCGAAGCCCTTTGTCTGATCCTCCCGCTCGACCTCCTTGCCGGTGTCGCTATCGACGAAGACACGGTTAACGCGATTGCCGGTGCGGCGGTTGATGGTGTGAAACGCGATGCGTGCCGAGGTGCTGGCGGCCGTGTAGAGGCCGACTGCGCAACTGACCTCGCCGAATTTGATGAAGCCCTTCCACTGGGCACGATGACCGGCCATCTTTTAAACTCCCGACTCGACGCAACCAAAGCGAGTCAAGCGAATCACGAGCGAATTTGTTCCGACTCGAAAGGAATCGAAAATCAATAACTTAGGCATGCGTTGGCGCCCTTTTTAACCAGTCTCGACCATGCCGCTGATTCGCTGCATCTTTTCGGGGCGGCGTGCGTTCTTCCGAAGCCACAACTGGAAGGGAGATGTCATGACGAAACGTGAATTCGTCGATAGCAGAACCGATAGGCGCTATATTCGGCGCCGCGGGAAACGCCAGTTCAAGGAAAGTATCGATGTGAACCGGGTCCCCGTTCGCCGATCAGCGCACAAAGGCGAAGACTGAGGCAAAGCCCGGCAAGGCGGTCTCGGAGATTGGCATAGGAAGCATTGGCGCGCGGGCCGCCCTCTGTCGTAGCGACGGGTGATGCGATGGCCGACGATGTCGAGATTGATCATGAGGACAAAGGGGCTGGCGAGTGCGTGTCGGTCGCATTTCCGTTCGACCGTATGACCGTGCAGCGGTTTCGCGAGGCTTTTCCACGCGCCCGCTGGAGCGACCGGCGAAAGGCCTGGATCGTCCCCGGCACGACCGCGCGCCGGCGCATCGATCGCTGGCTGGCCAGGGAAGAATTCCGCGTCGATCCACACGCAGAGGGAAAGGGCAGGGATGCTTATGCGTTCGAGCCGATCCTCAGCCCCTACCTCAACGTCGACAAGGACGGGTTTCGCATCCGGACGCCTTTTTCACGCAAACTGGTCGACGAAATCCGCCAGGTTCCATTTGCCCGTTGGGATGGCGAGCATAAGGTGTGGCGGGTGCCATTCGCTTCCTATGATGATCTTGTCGATCGCTGGGGGGCTATCGAGGCGGAAGCGCAGCGAAATGAGCCTGAAGAAAAACGCAAGCGCGCCGAGGCGCGCAAGGGAACCTACGAGGAAAGACTGTCCCGCCGCCGGGCGGTCGAGCGCAAGCGCCGGCGCATCCCACTTGCCGTCGATGATTTGCCCCCGATAGGTCGGCCGCTTGCGACGCCGCTCTACGGGATCGTCGTAGTTGGAGACATAACCGGCGAGCTGGTCGATTGCCATGAGGTTGCCGACCTTTATCCACACATCGCCGGGGATCACGTTTGGGGCCTATGGCGGACGCCTTCGCTGGAGGAGCTGGTGCAGACCTGGCCCTCGAAAAGGGCGCCGGAAGAGCGTGAGCGCCGGCGCGGCTGGTGGCTGCCGACTCTTGAGGAACTGCGCGAGGCGCGGCTGACCGCCAAGGCGCGCGAACGCAGGGCCAGACAAAAGGCTTAGGCCTGACTTCAATCCGATGGTGGTTCGATCTCGATGATGACCGACCCATGGCCGGTGGTGTGCTCCAAGCCACGAGGGCTACGTGGGACACTCGCCTTGCTGAGCCAGGGCGCGAGCGCCGGGCTGAGGAGAATATGGTCGATACGCAGGCCCGCATCGCGCTCACAGGCGCTGCGCCAGTATTTCCAGAAGGTGTAGATGCGTTCCTTCGGATGAATATGGCGGATGGCGTCGGTCCAGCCTTGGGCGAGGAGATCGGCATAAGGCTTTCCGGACTTCCGGCCGGAACAGCGCGTCGTCGCGCCAGCGTGACGGTGCGTAGACGTCCAATACCGTCGGCATGGTCGGTTTGCCACGGACCTCCAGCGTCTTCAGCCGCTTGGCTTCGGACAGCTCCATGCCGCCGACTTGGCTTTCCACTTATAGATGCTGGCATCGCTGACGCCGTGCCTGCGGCAAAGCTCCGCGACCGGCGTGCCCGCCTCGTGCTCCTTCAGAATCCCGATGTTCTGTTCGTCTGTGAAACGATTGCGCTTCATTCCCTGGTCCTCTCAATGGGCCAGAGCTTACTTCAAAATGGATTATTTCAACGGGGCAAGGTCACCTCTCGTGCATCCACCGCGCGTCTTCGTTCGCCCGGATGCCGGGCGCCACCGACGGCGGGTTCAGTGATGCTGACATCATCGCGCTGGTGCTCGATCCGCGCTCCGTGAGCCTGATCGATCTCTCATATCAGACGATGTTCGTGCTCTTGACGATCATTCTTGCGATCGCTGTTTGGCGCTCGCGCCGGCTTTGTTCCCAAACATGCTCAGGTTCGAAGATGCGGGCGCGATCGATCGCATCAAGGAGGTCACCCGCCTGGAGGACAGGGCGCGGGACCGTTTCAACTGCGGAAGCTGTGGGATTCCTTAAGCAGCGACGTCGCCGATCAGCGAACCAGCCGGAATGTTCCATTCCTTGCTGAGCTTTCGAATCTGATCCAGATTGATTTCCCGCTGGCGGTCTTCGTTAAAGCACGCGCCACTAACGCACGCCATGTTATTATTGGCACATCAAAACATTGGCCACCAAAATCACGGGGAGGGGTTGCCCGCTCACGAGGTGCTTTTTGAGTCAAGTTCCACCGATTTGTCGGCGGTGGACGCTCCATCGGCCACTCCGAGAATAGCGAGATTTCGGTCCGCTATTCGTTTTGCGGTAGACGGCCCTCCGCCTGGACCCATCTCGAGGCGGACGTCACGAAAACTAATTATGCGCCCGGTTGACGAGATCGGGCCCACAGGTCCAAGCAAACTATCTGTCTCGTGTTCAACCATTCGGATCGGCGGCCCCTTTTCTCCAACGGCCCATTTGTCGCCCCACTGTTGCAACGAAACCAGCACCGGAAAAAGCTCCTCGCCCTTGGCGGTGAGGCGATACCCCTCCCGTCGCCCATGTTCTTCAAGTGAAACTCTTTCGACGACACCGTTCGCGATGAGCCGCCTCAAGCGCGTCGTCAGTATATTCCGGGCGATGCCCAGGCGTTCCTGAAATTGATCGAAACGCGTGGTTCCAAAGAAGCACTCCCGGATAATCAATAGGCTCCACCACTCGCCTACTTCATCGAGGGCGCGGGCAATCGAGCAGTTCATTTCACTGAAGGCTTTGCGTTGCATTCCAGCAATATAGCCAGAACAGTTGCGTCGTGCAACTTTTCTGGTAAGTTTTAACATGAAACTTTTGCGCAGCGGCTGATGCCGCGGATTAAGGACCACCACAATGGATCGTCGTTTGCTCGTGCTTGCCGTCGGCATGTTCGCCATTGGTACAGACAGTTTCGTAATCGCCGGAATTCTTCCTGAGGTGACGCAATCCCTCGGCGTCTCAATCGCAGTCGCTGGGCAAATGGTCACCGTCTATGCGTTGAGTTTCGCCGTGCTTTCGCCGGTCATCGCCGCGGCGGCGGCTCACTGGCCGCGAAAGCGACTTCTCCTCGCCGGCTTGGCGGTGTTCGTCATCGGTAATCTCGTCACAGCCATTGCACCGACCATCGAATGGGTGTTGGCGAGCCGTTTCGTGGCGGGGCTCGGCGCAGCGATGTTCAGCCCAACGGCGACGGCGACAGCCGCCTCACTTGTGCCGGCGGAGAAACGCGCGCGTGCACTAGCAATCGTGGTGGCCGGGTTGTCCGGTGCGACCGCCCTGGGATCTCCGCTTGGAACATTTATTGGCGGGCTGGGTGATTGGCGCGCCACCATGTGGTTTGTCACTGTCGTTGGGGCCGTCGCTACTATTGGCGTCTACGTGCTGTTGCCGGCTGTCCCCCCCTTGCCGGCAGTATCGTTGCGCGCGCGCCTTGGTCCACTCAAAGACATTCGCGTGGCGCTCACCCTTTTGACCACACTAGTGGCGTATTCAGGATTCTTTGCGGTTTACACGTATCTCGGAGTGACCTTCGATCGCGCGACCGGTGGAAGGCCCGAGGTCTTGGCCGCACTTCTGCTCCTTTGGGGTATCGCAGCCACCGCTGGCAACCTGGCAGCCGGATACTTTACCGATCGGTTCGGCAATCGGATGATTGTCAACGGCTCGCTTGCGATCGCCGTGGCGAACTTCGCATTGATGCCGTGGAGCAGTGCGGACCTTTGGAGTTCTGCCCTGGCTCTGGTTGTCTGGGGCATTTGCGGTTGGGGCTTGTTGGTTCCCCAACAGCACCGGTTGATCAGTTTGTCTCCCGCATCGGCGTCGCTCTTGCTGGGTCTGAATTCGGCTGCCCTTTATGTCGGCGTATCGGCTGCCGGTCTCATTGGGGCGGCTGGCATCACGGTGCTTGAACGCCATCAACTCGGCCTAATAGGCGGTCTCTTCGTCGGTGTGGCCTTTGTCATAGCGCAGGTGGCGAATTGGCAGATACGAAAAGGTTCTGAGATAGAGCTCGGTCTGGCGACACCGTGAACAGGCGCGCCACAGGCATGCGCGCGATAGAGGCGTGTGTGAGTGATGCGTGGCGAGATGATATGTCTGGGTGAATCCATCAGGCATCGCATGGTCTGATCGTGAGAAAGGTAAGGCGTTGCTTTCGCCGAGCTCCGGGCCCGGGGCTGCCTTGGTTGATTATGCAATGGTTGACTGGCTGTTTTCGGGGCGAAGCTCTATCGACCTCGACGACTGGCGTTGGCGCCCGACGCTGCCGATGCAGAGCACAACTCTGTAAGCGCTCGTCTATTGAGCTGCTCGTGGAAGGTCTTGAAATACGCCGAACGGTTGACCGAAGAGGGGCGCAAAGAGCTCGGCACGCCAG
This is a stretch of genomic DNA from Ensifer adhaerens. It encodes these proteins:
- a CDS encoding MFS transporter codes for the protein MDRRLLVLAVGMFAIGTDSFVIAGILPEVTQSLGVSIAVAGQMVTVYALSFAVLSPVIAAAAAHWPRKRLLLAGLAVFVIGNLVTAIAPTIEWVLASRFVAGLGAAMFSPTATATAASLVPAEKRARALAIVVAGLSGATALGSPLGTFIGGLGDWRATMWFVTVVGAVATIGVYVLLPAVPPLPAVSLRARLGPLKDIRVALTLLTTLVAYSGFFAVYTYLGVTFDRATGGRPEVLAALLLLWGIAATAGNLAAGYFTDRFGNRMIVNGSLAIAVANFALMPWSSADLWSSALALVVWGICGWGLLVPQQHRLISLSPASASLLLGLNSAALYVGVSAAGLIGAAGITVLERHQLGLIGGLFVGVAFVIAQVANWQIRKGSEIELGLATP
- a CDS encoding winged helix-turn-helix transcriptional regulator, which gives rise to MLKLTRKVARRNCSGYIAGMQRKAFSEMNCSIARALDEVGEWWSLLIIRECFFGTTRFDQFQERLGIARNILTTRLRRLIANGVVERVSLEEHGRREGYRLTAKGEELFPVLVSLQQWGDKWAVGEKGPPIRMVEHETDSLLGPVGPISSTGRIISFRDVRLEMGPGGGPSTAKRIADRNLAILGVADGASTADKSVELDSKSTS
- a CDS encoding Ku protein is translated as MAPRPYWKGYLKLSLVTCPVSMSPATSESEKVRFHTLNKETGNRVVSQFVDAVTRKPLKDEDEIKGYPRGENDFVLLTDDELDAVALDTVKTIDIDKFVPSDSIEWIYLEKPHYLVPDDPVGHEAFAVIRDAMASDKVLGISKLVIGRRERAVVLEPRGEGIVLWTLRFGDEVRPEESYFEDIDDASDPDLIPLVEKFIKQHTKTWSPDMVSDPVQDALLDIIAKKKKGLRPLKKGKAKEETGAAGSNVIDIMDALRQSLAASGKGKRSS
- a CDS encoding Ku protein, giving the protein MAGHRAQWKGFIKFGEVSCAVGLYTAASTSARIAFHTINRRTGNRVNRVFVDSDTGKEVEREDQTKGFEIENGHYIMIDPEEVAATVPDSDKTLQIEAFIPCSDVDDVYFDKPYYLVPTDRVSSDAFTALRDAMEKSQVAAIARTVLFRRIRTLLIRTHGKGLIATTMQYDYEVRSSQKAFEEVPKLRIKGEMLDLAKHIIATKKGTFDPAAFDDRYETAVAELVKAKIEGKALPKRKEVKVSKPDDLLAALRESAKMLKAGGDQLTRPAANANKGAGRKPASRAAASKSRGSTSGQRKAG